Proteins encoded in a region of the Antedon mediterranea chromosome 2, ecAntMedi1.1, whole genome shotgun sequence genome:
- the LOC140040522 gene encoding ras-related protein Rab-21-like, whose amino-acid sequence MAATNSGAGRGHNFKVVLLGEGCVGKTSLVLRYVENKFNDKHLSTLQASFLNKKLNIGGKRVNLAVWDTAGQERFHALGPIYYRDSNGAILVYDITDEDSFTKVKNWVRELKKMLGNDICLCIAGNKIDLEKERHVSVAEAEAYASSVGAKHFHTSAKLNKGIEELFLDLSKRMMEKTSSDDFLKGGVGGGRPSGGGAGRRVVIVDDEPTQQSSGGCCSSGSS is encoded by the exons ATGGCTGCAACAAATTCTGGAGCAGGCAGGGGCCACAATTTTAAAGTTGTTTTACTCGGTGAAGGTTGTGTTGGGAAAACCTCACTGGTTTTGAGATACgttgaaaataaattcaatGACAAACACCTTTCAACGTTACAG gCGTCTTTcctaaataaaaagttaaacattGGTGGTAAACGAGTTAATCTGGCAGTATGG GATACAGCAGGACAGGAGAGATTTCATGCATTAGGCCCTATCTATTATAGAGATAGTAATGGAGCTATTTTAGTGTATGATATAACAGATGAAGACTCTTTCACTAAG GTAAAGAATTGGGTCAGAGAATTAAAGAAAATGTTGGGAAATGATATATGCCTTTGTATAGCAG gaaataaaattgatttagaAAAGGAACGACATGTGTCTGTAGCAGAAGCTGAAGC gTATGCATCATCCGTAGGAGCTAAACATTTTCACACTTCTGCAAAACTTAATAAAGGAATTGAAGAACTTTTTTTGGATCTTAGTAAAC GAATGATGGAGAAAACGTCATCAGATGATTTCCTAAAAGGTGGTGTTGGTGGGGGTAGGCCGTCGGGAGGCGGAGCTGGTCGACGAGTCGTTATTGTTGATGATGAACCAACGCAACAGAGTAGTGGAGGATGCTGTAGTAGTGGATCTTCTTGA
- the LOC140040521 gene encoding small ribosomal subunit protein mS35-like has product MSASRCFYKLSLNPGLLDVCSRKSSLNFHQQIRQCHYGSLVSTSLPDVQSEIDRSSHHSQRGKAMRALNMRLRRKSPLPDPRESRMQEDQDWSNVYPTAASFKWSAVPLPLRMGYPVKRGIPPHKYGNAELIKIPNFLHLTPPAIKKQCAALKELCTQWPEKLKEDSELCQRMFPLEVELSDYVHSGPSLRHPDARIVSIKVNLDSIPLDEHARWKFIQLVGERYDQATNTVKITTDRCPLRKQNYDYALYLLTVLFHESWVTEPWENDITPDDMEHYMWDLQPSKTNMLKVLARNKRQGDSLHEVSEAEEEELLNTDGVKEFGTAVETLMNSGETEEAIDTYKHTVLKLLHSNIELTPELSGVAKHLNNVGECLVSSSSGVVTETSELSSNNNSERSEDVSSSGVVTETSELSSNSESSEDSSSSGDAIETSELSSNSESSEDSSSSSSDSDDDSK; this is encoded by the exons atgtcGGCTTCACGTTGCTTCTACAAACTGTCATTAAATCCTGGTTTATTAGATGTTTGTAGTAGAAAAAGCTCTTTAAATTTCCATCAGCAGATAAGGCAATGTCATTATGGTTCGCTTGTTTCAACTTCTTTACCTGATGTGCAATCTGAAATTGATC GATCCTCGCATCATTCTCAAAGAGGCAAGGCCATGAGGGCATTAAATATGAGACTGCGTAGAAAAAGTCCT ttGCCAGATCCTCGAGAGTCAAGGATGCAAGAGGACCAAGATTGGTCAAATGTGTACCCTACTGCAGCCTCTTTCAAGTGGTCAGCCGTTCCTCTTCCACTGAGAATGGGGTATCCTGTAAAACGGGGTATACCACCTCACAAATATGGCAATGCTGAACTAATAAAg ATTCCAAATTTTCTACATCTTACCCCTCCGGCGATCAAGAAGCAATGCGCGGCATTGAAAG AATTGTGTACTCAGTGGCCAGAGAAGTTAAAAGAAGATAGTGAACTATGTCAGAGGATGTTTCCATTGGAAGTTGAGTTGTCGGACTACGTTCACTCAGGACCTTCACTAAGACATCCTGATGCCAGGATTGTTTCAATTAAG gtAAATCTAGACTCAATACCTTTGGATGAACATGCTCGGTGGAAATTTATTCAGCTAGTTGGTGAAAGATATGATCAAGCAACCAACACAGTTAAAATTACTACAGATAG ATGCCCTCTGAGGAAACAGAATTATGACTATGCATTGTATTTACTTACAGTATTATTTCATGAGTCTTGG GTGACTGAACCATGGGAGAATGATATCACACCTGATGATATGGAGCATTATATGTGGGATCTACAGCCATCAAAGACAAACATGCTAAAGGTGCTGGCTAGAAACAAAAGACAG GGTGATTCGTTGCATGAAGTTTCAGAAGCAGAAGAAGAAGAATTATTGAATACTGATGGTGTTAAGGAATTCGGAACAGCAGTTGAAACTCTCATGAATTCAGGTGAAACTGAAGAAGCAATAGACACTTATAAACACACTGTTCTGAAGTTACTTCACTCCAACATTGAGCTAACACCAGAACTCAGTGGTGTGGCAAAACACCTGAACAATGTTGGAGAGTGTTTAGTTTCTAGTAGCTCTGGAGTTGTTACTGAGACTTCTGAATTGtccagtaataataatagtgagAGATCTGAAGATGTTAGTAGCTCTGGAGTTGTTACTGAAACTTCTGAATTGTCCAGTAATAGTGAGAGCTCCGAAGATTCTAGTAGTTCTGGAGATGCCATTGAGACTTCTGAATTGTCTAGTAATAGTGAGAGCTCCGAAGATTCTAGTAGTAGCAGTTcagatagtgatgatgatagCAAGTAG